AGAAGCAGaagcaaaagcaaaattgaAAAGGATTGCTATCTGTGGAGAAGCGCAAGTTGGAAAAACAAATATCATGAAGAACTTGAATAACTGGTTTGATTCATGCCCTCCTTCAGTGAAACTCGACTACGTCATTTGGGTGACTGTTCCAACTAATCTGCACGAGAAAGAGAATGTCATCAAAACCATACAAGAGATTATTCTTCGGCGTTTGGAGTTAACTGAGCAGATTAGTACAATTGATAAGAATAAAGATACAATATCTACAGAATTACGTGAAAAATCATATTTGCTGCTTTTTGAGGGGTTTTCTTCATCAATTCAGCTTGGGGAGATTGGAGTCTCTTATGAACATAAGCACGGGATAGTCGTGATTGAAACTACAGATCCAGTTTTGCTGAGGAGTTTTGGTTTCGACCAAAAAATCAAAGTAGAAAAGTTACCATACAATGATTCGAGAAAATTGTTTGATAAGATCATGGAAGGTGAAAAACTAAGTAAAGAGTGTTGTGATCTGATTGGGCTGATTCTTAAAGAGCTTGGCGGGCTTCCAGGGGTGATCTCATTCATTGCGACGTTGCTAAAAAGCAAAATAGATGCAGAATTTTGGGGAACTATAAAGGACAAATTAACAGCAGATGTTGGTGAATCTGAAGATCTGGGACTAGGAGGATTATTTAAGGCTTTTGAGATAGCTTATGAAGGCTTGAAAGAGGATCGTTGCAAAAGTTGCCTACTTTATGCAGCATTGTTTCCTAAAGGCTTCACAATTCCCATTAATGTTTTAGTCGAATGTTGGAAAGCTGAAGGTTTTCTTTGCTGTCCTGCTCCTACATTCCTTAAGGCCCGAGGAGATGGAATTTTCATACTGCACAAGCTGACTGGGCATTATCTCTTAGAGAGCTGTTCTGAACAGTACGTTAAGATGCCAATACTCTTCAGGAGATTTGCAATTCGTACAACTTTCCCCGGGGAGAAAGTTGGAACATCCTTTGTCAGGTCAGGTCCAAAGATAGACGGACACCTAAAAGACGAAGAATGGAAGATGGCCAGAAGGGTGTCTTTGATACAAAGCCAATTGGAGGAATTACCTGTGAGCCTAGAATGTGGGGGCATATCAACACTATTTCTGCAACTTAACCCAGACTTGAGAAGCATTAAGGAACCGTTCTTCacaactttgaaggaacttcgAGTTTTGGACCTGCACAGCACCGGAATACAATTGTTGCCATCCTCTATTTCCTCCTTGACTGAGCTTCGCAGTTTATACCTCAACAATTGCGGTGACCTAACTGAGCTCCCATCTAAAATAGTGAAACTCACGAAGCTCGAAGTTCTTGATATTCGAGACACCTCAATCCATTGTTTACCAGAAGAAGTCAGCAGTTTGGTTGGCCTAAGGTGCTTAAGGTTTTCATTTGCCCCGGGAATGTGCAATCCTAATCCAAAGCCAAGATTGTGGGAACGTATTGTGCGGCGCCCAAATTATCGCACAACAGTGAGAAGGGTAATATTTCCCCCTGGAGCAGCTGATCAGCTTAGTAAGCTTGAGGAGATGACTATTGTCTTAGTAAATGGAAGCAGTGATGGCATTGTTGATCGAATAGAAGCAGAGGTGCTTGAATTTAAGAACAAAAATAGTCAGTTTAAGTTAATTCTTCACAGGCCATCCCAATCACTGGACCAACGGAATCCCGTCCAACTGAGGGGAGAGGGAATAACCCTTCCGAATCAAAGTGTTGCTGCAAGTCAAGTTCATGATCCAACAACAGGAAACCAGTCTCCGAGATCAGATAATGAGGTAAGCCTTTCCTACCTGATCTGTTGCACCTTTTCAAAGACCAAAAGGGTACAAAATTACTTATCTTACtatgaaaatatttcttgatttttataaATTGGTTTCATACTTGAAAATCTACTAATTTATTACCCCTTGAAAATCCGTCTCAGTACAATGTTAAAGTCCTACAAAGAAATGATAATTGAACTAAACTATTTCTGATTCAGATACCTGATTTGTTTGGTTTCTCTCCCATTGAGAGGTGGAGGAGGTTTTGATCTAGAGAGAAGTAGAAAATTAGTTTTCGAGAGGGAAGGAGGAGGCAAGTCTTTTGTGAGTTTTTAACTTGTATGAGAATTTCCTGAACTTTTACTGTGAAAAATGTGACGGTAGCACAATTGACAAACACATGGACTAAGAAACCAAAGCAATTGAATATACAATCTTAACAATTCCACCAGTTTTCTAATTTGGAAAAGTAATGAAAAAATTGAGTCTATATCCACTAAGTGCAAGAACAAAAACAAACTTATTCATTTTGCACTTGAAGGTAAATGtgtttaattattttgatcTTAAAATGTATCCAATCTTCTTTTAATTGGAGTTAGCATCATTATTCAACGACATTGGAATGAAAgagaaattttggtttaaaaacaAGGAGGAGGATTTTTTGGTGGGAAAGgagacaaagaagaatgaaCGACACGGAGGAGAGAGGCAACTAGAATGGAGAGAGGGACTACCGTTGAGAGAAGCAAGAGTATTGAAAAAATAACAAGTCAATTATGACAATCAtaacaatataaaaaaaatatctcTATCTTTAGTGGTGAAATGTTAAAAAAAGGTAATAACTTACGTGGATTTTAATGTGTAGAGAAGATATGAAAGTTTTGCAAATGGGTTTGTGTATTGAGAGCACATTGAGAAAGGAGAAGAATCATAAAGGTAAAGTTGTGTCTTGTTTGATCTTGATTCaaatgtaaaaaataaaatgggttGTTATTTTGTTTTAAGTGTGTTGACTCAAAAAAAGTGTGTTGAGTTGGCGGGGAAAAAATGACAAACAAAGaataatattaaataaaaattgtaTTCAAGTCGATTAGTATGTAATTGTAAACTTTGTACTTGTGAGCTTAACTAATTAAGGAGTTTATAGAGTATTTGGACTAGTAATTAAAGAGAGATAATATTCTCACGATCAAATGACAAAAATGATCATTAAATTATTCAACATTTCTTGTTTTAGTTGCTAAACCTTTTATTTAGCTCAAATAGTTATTCAACTAATTTaaatatacattttttaaaacaattgGTGTGCATTTTCATTAGATGCATGATAAATATGTACGTCTTGATGAGTTGAGTGATCGAAAATGTACCAATTTATTAGTTGAATCACCATTTTGACTAAACAAAAAATTCAGTGATCAAAACGTGAAATTGGAAATAATTTGGTGGCTATCTATGCCATTTACTTACATTCTCATTGGGACATGCGGACAATTGAAGTCCATCAGCAAAAATTATAGACAAGTAGTTCAAAGCATGTCCACTTTGCTAATAGAGGAATAAACTTCATCTATTGGGACAAACTTAAAAAATTATACATGTATAAACATTGGTGGGAGCAGTAGGGGCAATCTCCATTGGACCTGGAATCAAAGGGGATAGTGAAAAAATTAGCCTAGCATAGGTGCCCACTTAGCATAACCTACTAAATATGCCAGTTCAAGTTAGTCCTTAATGCTGATATTTTCCTTGCAAAAGATGAAAAGTCATTTTATGGCATATGTCATGTTATCAACATAATTTTATGCTATTTCCGGAAACGTCAAATCATCCATTGGCATCATGGAGTAAGCACCATCTTTAGTTGCCTAACGCTAGGTATCCACTCCCCATTCAGCCTGAAGCTGGTCAAATATGTCATTTGCTTAACAACATATAAGTAATTATTAGGATGTTACAGCTCGGGGACTTTCGTATTTTTCAGGGCCGTTCTAGAGGTGGAACAACTAATGCAAACTCTCAGGCAAGGAGGAAGGATAAAGGGAAGGGACTTGCAATTTTTAAGCCTAAAAATAAAGCCCGGAATATTGGTGTGGTGATAAGAGAGCCTTTAGAAACAAATGGGAGTCGAGTTGATATTCATGAAGAAGCCAATGTTATTGTTGATCAGCAGGTAGATAGAGTTACGGTAATTTCTCTATAACTTTCCGGCGCTCATAAAGTAGTAATACTCTTTTTGGTTTAAAGTGATTGTCACCTTTAAATTCCAGGTAGATGCTATTGACCGGCCAAAATTCTTGGATGAAGCAAGTACTTCAGGAACTGCTCGTGGAGCAGACTAGCATCTTTTACTTCAACgcatttctttgttttccacTATACAAAGGAGTGCAAGGTCCTTTCCATGACTATGGCTTGCAATATGATGTTATAGAGATTGTCTgcaggaaaattttgaaaagggtGCATTTGGATCTTTAATTGATGAATGGTGCGTATTATTGACTgcttattttaaaaataatttgtaTTGACTTGGGTACTACATACACTACTACTATTCTACGTGATAAATTGTATATTGTAAAATAACATAGATGTCATACATATTCAAAGTTGTGCCCTCTTTATTGAATAAAGGCTGGCAGTGACGGAGTTAGAATCCAAAGCTGGGGGACAATTGCTTTGTGTACAACGCAGTACAACCAAATAGATAACTTTTATATACAAAAATAACTGTCTAGAAAATCATAAATAACTAGTATAATAGTCGAGTCAATTTTGTTAAAGTTGTATTGAATTTTACAATAATGACGTTATTGCACAAGCTGAATGATAATTATTTTTTGTACTATAGAATAAAAAGCTTTTATGTtcaatattctttttttttaactagcACTTGGTTTTGTTTCTAAGAGGCATCATTTTAAATAGGTGATAATTATAGATTTGAAGAACTTAGAGGAACAAAGGAAATCAAAAGGGGATACTTCAGAAATTTTGGTGGGTGGGCACTTAAAAATTGCTCTGCCTTTGAGGGATATGGTATTATTTTATGGGCAAAATATTTCAGTGGATATTAAACTATTGCTTGCATCAACTATTGGccatcaaataaatttttataaaaaaaattggccACTAAATTAACCAATCAGCACACCCATGGCCATTTCATCGATTATTGCTCTTAATTTATCAAATAATCAGAACACATAGCAAATTCAAGGATATTTTTTCCACAATTAATTGATCCTATTCTCCCTATTATTTCTTTCCTCAAACCTATACTCAAATGTGAAATTATTTCAGGAAAGAAGTAGGGAGTCAATTTGAAGCCCTAAATTCCTCAGGCAAAGTGCAAAGAAGACAAAGAATGTTAAGGCGCTCTTCTCAACCTATTTCTAGATGCCCATGCAGATTAACAACAACGATGAAGCCCTCATGGACAAACTAGAACCCAACAAGAAGATATGTTATTTGCCCTTTATGAGAGGTAAGGTGTTTGATTTATAATGGAGAAGTTATAACATGAGAATTTAGTCCTACCATGTAAAATGCAGGATAAGGGATGTGGCTTTTGGGATTGGTGCAATCCAAAAATGTGCAAAAGATTGACTCACGTAATTCCCAATTTGTTGAGAAAAATGAATAGAATGGAATTGTATGAGAGGAACTGGAAACCTTGGCAAGAAGATgggaaactaaaactaaaaaattgGAGTTTAAAGGTTCAAAATTTGAGGTTGAAGTGAAAAAACGCAAAACTACATAGCATTATTTCTCAAGAGCTCTTCTTGCTGCATGATTTTTCGTATTGGTGTATTGTATCCCCTTGTATTTTATGACTATCAATGAGAGTGCCCATACTTTGGTCATCAAAGGATCGTGAATGCTATAGGGTGATTGTGGACAAGTAGGCGTAGTAAAGTTGATTAGGTGTCAAGTTGGCAGTGTTTTCTATAATCAGACCAAGAAGATGAAACATGTTGTCTATTGTAGTGAGATCTCCATTGGTATGTTTTGTAATGGAATCCCTGCAGTAATTTTTGATTTGCACTAAATGAATGGACACTTGTGCATGCAGTATTATAACACAGTAAATTGAGTACTCGTGTATGTAGAAAAGGCAAGACAAAAGGAGCATAACCACTGCATAAACACAACTGTAAAAGCTTTTGATTTCCACTAGTACATAGAATCTATTCCAAGATGCATTATAGAAAGACAGTGGACAAAAAACAAAAGCCATTTATCATAACAAACTAAAAGCCATCAACTATTTACATAAAGTGGATCCCCTAACCTATAATGCATCTATTTTAATAGCCACACTTAAATAAACTATTATCAATTAGAGGATAAGTCATTTACATATCAGTCAACATCAAAACATAATCCAATCCCATTTAACTTGTAGGGCCACCTCTGGCTCTTGTTAATCCAGATCTACTAGTATTTCTATCTCTTCTACCCTTCTACCTACCAAACTTGAAGGGTGTTTCCTTTTCCAGATAGGCTAATTAGCATTAATCATCCCTTTGTTTGCTTTAGTTAATAGCTATTTaccatttttgtagaattttctaCTAGATCTAGAACTTGTAGCTGCCGGATTTGGATGCTAAACTGCTAATATTGGTTGCTGAGATGGTGGATTTGGCTATTGAGACACTGGATTGAATGCTGAATTGTTGGGATTGGTGGATTTGGCTGGTTAACTGCTAGAGTTTGCTACTACTACTACTGCTGTTGAGTTCATAAACCCTCCTCATGCACTCTTTTgccctttgttttctttttgaaacTTTGTATAAATGGAAGTGTATTGGTTAACAAAGGTAAGACATTTGGCATGAAAACTATATGTATACGTATAGGCTATTgcttagggatggcaatggagGCGAGTGCCCGCGGGGGGCTCtcggggcgggggttggggcgggggcgggggcgggggcggggggaattttttccccccgcttagaaacggggcggggggggagtatacccccgccctGCCACccgcaaaacaaaaaatatatatataatatgtaagttaattagttataaacttatgatgatgatattattagttagatgtattacaTAATGcatattagtttatgtaatataattgatattatcaattatatgaataattatacatgtctactaatagaatttattaattagttatactaaatttactaatacatttatactaaatttctaattacacttaatagaataacacttttttctcaaaaaaaagcacaaacacaataatgaattagtgattgcatttgtactaaaagtgaaaacttgactattttagttatatttatttcatcatattggattgtattcaaataacttctgtttgattgtttttatgagtttcaattgcaaaattacaatgaataataatttggtgatgtgttgatattttagtacttgattatttattaaaatttaattataataaaattatattaacCCCGCGGGTGCCCCACGAGGGAAGCGAGGCaaggcggggcggggcggggggagcGGGAGACGGGGGATggggggaactaataggcaacggggTGGGGAGCGGAGGAGGGGTCCCTCGCCCTAACCCcaccccgttgccatccctactaTTGCTTCATCATTAGTTAAGCAGTTTCTCGATTCGAAGTCATCTATTTGCATGTTGCTACATTGTACCATATTTTTCCACATTTCCTACAATGCATGGTGACATGCTCTGAGCTTTCTTCCATGGTTCTTTTCTTCTACATCATTCCTTTTCCTTGCCTCTTTTGGCATACTTTGTTGGATAGTAGAAATTGGAGGATCAAGTTCCATGTTGGTAGACTTAGGCCAAAGTATTTGGCTACTGATAGGCCTGTCAATCGGGCCTAATGAATCGGGTTTTTATAAGTTCGAACTcaattcatttaatttataatatTTTCGAGTTTCGTTCTATGAGTGTCGGGTTAATAAACGTGAAACTCATACTCAATTCACATAATATTCGAGTTGTGAGTCTTATTCATATTTAGCTCAAgctcacttattactccttaattttcttaatataattactataactattaaattgtaaaactaatttaacatttacaagactacaatattaaaactaaacatgaacaaataatagttcttaaaaagtatataaaccaaaaaattttcaacaatatttatatttaatttgttCAAAATACATGAAAACTATTAATAAAACATACGGTCATAAgccaatacatctttaaaagttgaaatttttttatagCCTTGTGATTTGAATCCAAACATGTTTGATGATTTGTGTTTCTAGACCAAAAAAGaaatcaaccaatattatgCTAACACAAAAATTTACTCGACCAATAAGAAAAGTTAGAGATTCAGTTATGCATTACTAATATTGGCTCTTAAGAAAGTTCATAAGAGAGTCTTCAgatgtatttttgtattttgtaatttatagacatttagtatttagtaataatatatttggatatatagttgtacataatatcaaaatataaatattatatatataggtaattaaagGGTCGGATCTATGTCGGATTTGAGCCTAATGAGGTGCAAGCTCGGCTCATATTTAATTAAACTAAACCGACTCACTAAAAGGTCGGGCTGATTGGACTTTTTGTTGGGATGAATAAACCGAGCTTGAGTTGGCCTAGCCCCATTGACAGTCCTAGCTACTGATAGGCTACAAGATATTATtataaacctacaaaaataagCTGTTGTAGTAACATTCATTAGTCATTTCATGGGGATCATCTTCTATTTGCTTAATTGCTACAATTAAATGGGTACAAGGTAAATTAGATACTTCCCAAATCCAACAAGTACATTGCTTCTTTTTCAAAGTCACTGTAAATTGGCATTCCTTGGGCCTTTACCTGATATCCATCAATTCCATTGAATTATGGTAACCAGTgaaaaaatttttcatttctatCAGCAATAAATTTTCTAGTCAAAGGCCCTGGTAAGTGTGGATTTCTAGTAATGGCAGCCTTTCTTTGAATTCTTTCCATCATCAATTCTCTAACATTTTTCAATAAAGATATGATTGGCTTATCCTTAACTTCTAGTATGTGTGAATCGAAAGACTGGCACGGATTATCGACAATCATATTACACTTAATGTGAGGAGAAAAGAAAGTCTTAAACCAGTGGCTCGGATGAGGTGCTTTCTCCACCCATTTGTATGCTTCACTATCATACTATTTCAAGTTCTCAGCAGTTTTCCTAAACATGCTAATTGTGCTGCTTCTAGCTATTACCCATAACATTTCTTTAAGTGCCTTACTGAGATAtttctttttgaaattttgatatatgtgCTATACACAATATCTATGGTCAGAGTTAGGTAGCACTTTGGATAATGCTCTATCCAACCCCCACAAAAATACTTTACACATTAGTACTTGAAGTGGCTACTAGTATGCACCAATTGTTATATAACAAGATACTCATATTTTGTTAATCAGAGATGAAAGTGTACTGAAACTAATTATCTATTTCTAGATCTACTTTGAGAAGCTCCAAGGACCATTCCCACTAGACAGTAGCTTCTTTCTCTACTATGGCCCAAGCAATAGGCCACTAGCCATTATTGGGATCAATTGCCACTGCTGATAAGAGTTGATTAGGGTATGACCCTTTTATATGACATCCATCAAGTACAATCACAAGCTTACACATTTTGCATCATTCCTTTAATGCACCCAAACAATAATATTGCCTCATGAACCAATAAATGCAACCTAGATGAATCGCAACCCAGTTCTCTAAATGAAGTGAACTTAATTGCCATGGTAGAATCATGGTGAGTTTTCTTAATCCCCTAACAATATTCCCAGATATGCTTGTACTATTTTACTGCATAACCTTTGATTTTGTCAATAGTAATATTTCTAAGCATttctaattatttttgtttgatatttgtAATTGCACTCCTCATGCACTGTTGCCTCAGCTATCTATTTAACagtcatgtttttatttttccaagcATGACTACAATTTTCATGCACATCATACGACAAAATCATTCGGCCCAGGTGCTTTCTCCTGAGAAGTATAAAACTCCCAGTTGCATGGATCCTTGCATCTTACCCTCACTCTAAATTCCTCATTGGTGTAGTACCAAACAAGTCTACCATTAGCAATAGAATAATTCTAGATTGTAGTCTTGAACTCAACTAATGATATAAACCTTATCGCTACTTGAAAATATGGATTTCCCATGTATTTTTTTAGCATTGAGGTCAGTGTATACGATTTCTTTATGCACATCATCATCTTGATAAGAAGAACCATGAGTGGTCCATAGGTCTTAATTCATCATGTTGTCCTACAACACATCTTCATCATTAGCATCTTCTAGTTGTTTATCATCCTATGGTGATGTATTTTGATCAGTTTGTGATGATGAATTATTATATGTGAtgatctattttattttatttttttgttgtgCTCTTTCTTGGCCCTCTTGCTATTTTTCTAACATACGTTTTCTTATTTCTCTTGCTACCACCAAATGCTTTATTAGTTGTCTATGATTCTTTTCCAACTGAGGTTGCATGTTGACCACCTCCTTGTGCATCACTTTCCAAGCTTGTTATATCCCATTCCTCATACATTGTAGATTCAATAGTGTTCCTCACAACAGGAGGGAGAACTTCAACTATAGGGGCTAGTTTCTCACTCTCAAGCATTTGATCATCTTTGCAAAACCCTTCATCATTAGTCAAATGCTCTCCTTTAGAGTTGCTACCATTTTTGTTATCTTCTTCAGTTCCCCTATACCTACAGCAGCCCTATTTCTTGTACCAGCCCCACTAACTTCTCCCTCAATTACAGCACCACCTCCTGCACTTTCACCCCTATTGTACCTCCCATTGTTGGTCTACGTCTAGCCATAGTTGCATTAACAAAAGagccaaaaaatagaaattttctaatagttAATTATTGATCAGGTTTCACAGTTGGACTCCTTACAACTAATCAAACAAGTACAAATATAATGTGCAGATATATGAACTAATAGGTTCACAAGATAGCTATGATCAGCTCAAGTCAACACAAATCAAgaagctacaagttcatttttacCCGTAGGGGAAAATGGTTTAGCTAGACATAAAGTCTGACATGTTAAAGCACCCAACCCTATTGTCATAATGCATGAATAATACAAGAAGTTGAGAGTAAAATTTGAATAAATCTTATTTAATTAGATGAAGCAAGTTCCTCAAGCTCCACATTTACACATTATTCTTCAAGTTCTAGAACAAAGTTGTTCTTCCACAAAAGAAAATCtcactttcttttgctctctctaCCTTTTCTTTCCATAATTATAGCTCTTTCTCAAGAGTTTCTAAAATCTCCTTAATCCTTTTAAAACAAGTGTTTATATAGAAGAAAGATTTACAAAAGATGCTCCTTGAGATTCCAAAATGTTGCTTTTTCAAGTTCCCATTGCTACTTTGCAGAAACTAGTTGAAATTGATTAAAGAAAATAGTCCCAAAAACTGTGAAAAGTCTACAAGTTGCCTTTAACCCAGGGATATGCAACATGGATCCGCGAGGTGTAGCTCACGGATCTAGGTTGCGGATTAGTTCCTCTACCTCTTAGATGATGAAATGCGACATCAAGGATCCATGAGGCATACTTCACTTTTTGTGGCTCACGTGTCCTCTTCACAGAGGTTTATTTTGAATCCTTGAACTGGATCCATGAGGCACGTTTCAAGTATCCATTGGCACggtcattttttgacttttcctcATGTTCTGCATTTGCTTCATGCCTAAATTGACTTTGAATTACTCCTAATATATCACTTCGACTTCACTTGATtcgaataaatcatccaaaaccTAAAAAACTATAAACTCATGCAGTAATTTGCTCAAATGCAAGTTTTGACTAGAATTAGCAACCTGAGGAATATAAGCTTAAAGAGCCAAATGTCATCATTTTTATCCTAAAAACACACCAAAAGTTAAGCATAAAACACaataaaaatatgcaaaacaaacgcttatcaaattcccccacacttaaatcattacttgtcctcaagcaataggAAAAATCAACCAATAATGATTTAAGAGttttgaaataaatcatatGAAACTTTAAAATTCAACCCTTTATAATTGTTCAATTTGTCTTAAATCATATGAAACTTATGTAATTGTTAAATTTGTCTTAAAtgctcataatatcaagtaaaagaGAGATAATCATACCCTAATTTTAACAAGTTAAATTTAATCTCTCACCCTAACCgaatttcacaaataaacaaCTCATATAGTCAAttcatagtttttcttttttcaatcatctttttctcaaattccaacactaagagggatttattcatatttAACTTACTCAAATAATGAAATTATCTTTTGACATGAAAATCGACATTTATAGATGTagacccccggttactcaatattttacttatttgaGATGTTTAGCATACTCATAATTCAAACATCTTTTGATGCGAAAATTAATGTTTATAGATGCCAATCCCTGATTGCTCAATActagaatcattggagtagaacaactcttatttttccttcatccggttttttttttatacctcTTTAGCATAAATCATAGGAAAAAGATAACTCTTATTGATTATATCGATCTCTTACTTAGGGGAGAAATCTCACTCAACTAGCAAAATTTAGGcataattttttccattttacaaaatttattttctaaagttCAAAAATCCTAATCACATAATAACTATttccaaatcaaataaaaaatgaatttttcaagtCAATATTGGTTAGAACTTCTTGACCTTTGGgctaaatcaaaaaatttttttttttaaatttagccaattttgtaattttagataagattttgaaaaaattttgatagagtttTGTCTTATAATTGGATGAAACTCCCAGTTAGCAAATTTTCAACAACTTCAGAAGCATAATAATATTTCCATCAAGTCCAAGCAATTCAAACATTTCCAACAACAAACATCaacattaaaaaatattttagccaattttgtaattttagataagattttgaaaaaattttgatagagtttTGTCTTATAATTGGATGAAACTCCCAGTTAGCAAATTTTCAACAACTTCAGAAGCATAATAATATTTCCATCAAGTCCAAGCAATTCAAACATTTCCAACAACACACATCTACATATCATGCATGTATCACAAGTTTTTCCCCCCACACTTAGTATACACATTGCTGTCAATGTGTAGAGAAAgataaatgaacaaaaataagaaatgatCCCAAATGTCAATGGTTAAAATCCTGATCAACTATGAATCATAAACCATCAATCTACAAATCTACTAACACTGCAGATAGTTCATAAGTAGCAACATCATAAGttcaaaaaaaatgattaagagtaaaaaccaaataacaaataaaagtttcaaattttcaagGAAGCAAGAAAGTCAAAAAATAAAAGCTGTAAAAGGCCATCTGGAAGTAATTCATCTTAAGCCATTGGACCATCTCTTCCACCGCTCCCTTGGGTCATCTAATTGCCTCTCCAGTTGCATCCTTCAAGTTAACT
This region of Coffea arabica cultivar ET-39 chromosome 3c, Coffea Arabica ET-39 HiFi, whole genome shotgun sequence genomic DNA includes:
- the LOC113735027 gene encoding uncharacterized protein isoform X1; translation: MLFFNCLLLITNVQSSASSMSNHNPSRMAVDAALGGSSLTFAYAVVKDLCVYMKHRRRHVKDLLDNLEYLGLEADILHARWHDYEEDIDRRAGSVQRRLQHGAWKKVVFRLLHDYKKIIEKYRKMTAATGNQRRQEVEGSNRAVENERSTNAPIHELPDISHLREHKLWTKKFFKLARLDKDIMKLREKIASARKDIQLADLTGAVRPKAVIRMEDAKNLDVMPSHKKILDELLGELQTCGVEAEAEAEAEAETEAEAEAEVEAEAEAKAKLKRIAICGEAQVGKTNIMKNLNNWFDSCPPSVKLDYVIWVTVPTNLHEKENVIKTIQEIILRRLELTEQISTIDKNKDTISTELREKSYLLLFEGFSSSIQLGEIGVSYEHKHGIVVIETTDPVLLRSFGFDQKIKVEKLPYNDSRKLFDKIMEGEKLSKECCDLIGLILKELGGLPGVISFIATLLKSKIDAEFWGTIKDKLTADVGESEDLGLGGLFKAFEIAYEGLKEDRCKSCLLYAALFPKGFTIPINVLVECWKAEGFLCCPAPTFLKARGDGIFILHKLTGHYLLESCSEQYVKMPILFRRFAIRTTFPGEKVGTSFVRSGPKIDGHLKDEEWKMARRVSLIQSQLEELPVSLECGGISTLFLQLNPDLRSIKEPFFTTLKELRVLDLHSTGIQLLPSSISSLTELRSLYLNNCGDLTELPSKIVKLTKLEVLDIRDTSIHCLPEEVSSLVGLRCLRFSFAPGMCNPNPKPRLWERIVRRPNYRTTVRRVIFPPGAADQLSKLEEMTIVLVNGSSDGIVDRIEAEVLEFKNKNSQFKLILHRPSQSLDQRNPVQLRGEGITLPNQSVAASQVHDPTTGNQSPRSDNEGRSRGGTTNANSQARRKDKGKGLAIFKPKNKARNIGVVIREPLETNGSRVDIHEEANVIVDQQVDRVTVDAIDRPKFLDEASTSGTARGAD
- the LOC113735027 gene encoding uncharacterized protein isoform X2 — protein: MLFFNCLLLITNVQSSASSMSNHNPSRMAVDAALGGSSLTFAYAVVKDLCVYMKHRRRHVKDLLDNLEYLGLEADILHARWHDYEEDIDRRAGSVQRRLQHGAWKKVVFRLLHDYKKIIEKYRKMTAATGNQRRQEVEGSNRAVENERSTNAPIHELPDISHLREHKLWTKKFFKLARLDKDIMKLREKIASARKDIQLADLTGAVRPKAVIRMEDAKNLDVMPSHKKILDELLGELQTCGVEAEAEAEAEAETEAEAEAEVEAEAEAKAKLKRIAICGEAQVGKTNIMKNLNNWFDSCPPSVKLDYVIWVTVPTNLHEKENVIKTIQEIILRRLELTEQISTIDKNKDTISTELREKSYLLLFEGFSSSIQLGEIGVSYEHKHGIVVIETTDPVLLRSFGFDQKIKVEKLPYNDSRKLFDKIMEGEKLSKECCDLIGLILKELGGLPGVISFIATLLKSKIDAEFWGTIKDKLTADVGESEDLGLGGLFKAFEIAYEGLKEDRCKSCLLYAALFPKGFTIPINVLVECWKAEGFLCCPAPTFLKARGDGIFILHKLTGHYLLESCSEQYVKMPILFRRFAIRTTFPGEKVGTSFVRSGPKIDGHLKDEEWKMARRVSLIQSQLEELPVSLECGGISTLFLQLNPDLRSIKEPFFTTLKELRVLDLHSTGIQLLPSSISSLTELRSLYLNNCGDLTELPSKIVKLTKLEVLDIRDTSIHCLPEEVSSLVGLRCLRFSFAPGMCNPNPKPRLWERIVRRPNYRTTVRRVIFPPGAADQLSKLEEMTIVLVNGSSDGIVDRIEAEVLEFKNKNSQFKLILHRPSQSLDQRNPVQLRGEGITLPNQSVAASQVHDPTTGNQSPRSDNEERSRESI